Proteins co-encoded in one Astyanax mexicanus isolate ESR-SI-001 chromosome 1, AstMex3_surface, whole genome shotgun sequence genomic window:
- the tnfrsf11a gene encoding tumor necrosis factor receptor superfamily member 11A isoform X2 encodes MRVHFSTSWIFRGWITCLIFALCIQRKDAKPTCNQTQYLKDNKCCNKCGPGSFLITECSGNADTICRQCGKNEYQSEYTTDKRCIPQKFCDDGKGFYRPTPSSTTELEPCRCKDGFQCHPLNCEFCEPIPSCPAGQGLNEVDGKNFCKECRYGYFSDSNVAEPCKMWTNCKSIGKTEEKPGSTKKDVTCGPPFEIQPVPPTSWAVVAVPCVIIVIFVIILSCYKDKLNILSVNLRTCIQNIKRSRIQQETLAPPYHSNVLQSGSEITSRLIKQDDSPPEYLSLCSELKPTGASDPKEDQEPDSVDSVRDRADGLSSGSSDVSEGGPASPLSGSSCSCLPSMKEPMEVGENEDCSQLVATGLAGCCSCGLGETMEAKDSTVDAAVSLKEPPMCGNCYSDSMPGCLQGSQELYLDYSSPVGKETMSEVGGYHSDGSLYKHNEPRCCSIESTVPPKSAFSNSNNGGLSLIADDNLLDPETDLEIQSQCSDAALACGQVTGNNNTTFISTGQVMNFTGDVIMVYVSQTSLGSGCGGDEPYANPVQEESSEIHNASKSNTHTQQHDFPVQEMTTRRLQQNISV; translated from the exons AGAAAAGATGCCAAACCAACCTGTAACCAAACCCAGTACCTGAAGGACAATAAGTGCTGCAACAAATGTGGACCAG GATCGTTCTTGATTACAGAGTGCTCTGGAAATGCAGACACTATTTGCCGCCAGTGTGGAAAGAACGAGTACCAGTCGGAATACACTACTGACAAAAGGTGCATTCCACAGAAGTTCTGTGATGACG GGAAAGGGTTTTATCGCCCCACTCCCAGTAGCACCACTGAGCTTGAGCCATGTCGGTGCAAAGATGGCTTTCAGTGTCACCCGCTGAACTGTGAGTTCTGTGAACCGATCCCATCATGCCCTGCAGGCCAAGGACTTAATGAAG tggatGGCAAAAATTTCTGTAAGGAGTGCCGTTATGGATATTTCTCTGATTCAAACGTGGCAGAACCCTGCAAGATGTGGACAAA CTGCAAATCCATTGGCAAGACCGAGGAAAAGCCTGGCAGCACTAAAAAAGATGTGACATGTGGACCGCCCTTCG AAATTCAGCCGGTGCCCCCTACCTCCTGGGCCGTGGTGGCAGTCCCCTGCGTGATAATCGTGATATTTGTCATCATTCTCTCCTGCTATAAGGACAAGTTGAACATCCTCTCAG TCAATCTGCGAACCTGCATCCAGAACATTAAACGCAGCCGAATTCAACAA GAGACACTAGCACCTCCGTACCACAGCAATGTGTTACAGAGCGGCTCTGAGATCACCTCACGCCTTATCAAGCAAGACGACAGTCCTCCAGAATACCTAAGCTTGTGTTCGGAACTGAAGCCAACTGGTGCTTCAGACCCCAAGGAGGACCAAGAGCCCGACTCTGTTGATTCAGTTCGAGACAGAGCAGACGGGTTATCAAGCGGCTCCAGTGATGTTTCTGAGGGAGGTCCAGCTTCTCCGCTTTCTGGCAGCTCATGCAGCTGCTTACCGTCCATGAAGGAGCCGATGGAAGTTGGGGAAAATGAAGACTGCAGTCAGCTAGTGGCCACGGGCCTGGCCGGCTGCTGCTCCTGCGGCCTGGGGGAGACTATGGAAGCCAAAGATTCCACCGTGGATGCTGCCGTGTCCCTGAAGGAGCCGCCGATGTGTGGGAACTGCTACTCTGACAGCATGCCTGGATGCCTGCAAGGCTCTCAGGAACTCTATCTGGACTACAGCAGCCCAGTGGGGAAAGAGACCATGTCAGAGGTCGGGGGTTATCACAGTGATGGCAGTTTGTACAAGCACAACGAGCCACGCTGTTGTAGCATAGAGTCCACTGTTCCCCCCAAGTCAGCGTTTAGTAACAGCAACAATGGAGGCCTCTCTCTGATCGCAGACGACAACTTGTTGGACCCAGAAACAGACCTGGAGATCCAGAGCCAGTGCTCTGATGCTGCCCTTGCCTGTG GTCAGGTCACAGGAAATAACAACACCACCTTTATCTCCACCGGACAGGTGATGAATTTTACTGGTGACGTCATCATGGTGTACGTCAGTCAGACGTCTCTGGGCAGCGGCTGCGGAGGTGACGAGCCCTACGCAAATCCGGTTCAGGAAGAATCAAGTGAAATCCATAATGCGTCCaaatccaacacacacactcaacagcaCGATTTCCCTGTGCAGGAGATGACTACCCGGCGCCTCCAGCAGAACATCTCTGTCTGA
- the tnfrsf11a gene encoding tumor necrosis factor receptor superfamily member 11A isoform X1, which produces MRVHFSTSWIFRGWITCLIFALCIQRKDAKPTCNQTQYLKDNKCCNKCGPGSFLITECSGNADTICRQCGKNEYQSEYTTDKRCIPQKFCDDGKGFYRPTPSSTTELEPCRCKDGFQCHPLNCEFCEPIPSCPAGQGLNEVDGKNFCKECRYGYFSDSNVAEPCKMWTNCKSIGKTEEKPGSTKKDVTCGPPFEIQPVPPTSWAVVAVPCVIIVIFVIILSCYKDKLNILSGKVNLRTCIQNIKRSRIQQETLAPPYHSNVLQSGSEITSRLIKQDDSPPEYLSLCSELKPTGASDPKEDQEPDSVDSVRDRADGLSSGSSDVSEGGPASPLSGSSCSCLPSMKEPMEVGENEDCSQLVATGLAGCCSCGLGETMEAKDSTVDAAVSLKEPPMCGNCYSDSMPGCLQGSQELYLDYSSPVGKETMSEVGGYHSDGSLYKHNEPRCCSIESTVPPKSAFSNSNNGGLSLIADDNLLDPETDLEIQSQCSDAALACGQVTGNNNTTFISTGQVMNFTGDVIMVYVSQTSLGSGCGGDEPYANPVQEESSEIHNASKSNTHTQQHDFPVQEMTTRRLQQNISV; this is translated from the exons AGAAAAGATGCCAAACCAACCTGTAACCAAACCCAGTACCTGAAGGACAATAAGTGCTGCAACAAATGTGGACCAG GATCGTTCTTGATTACAGAGTGCTCTGGAAATGCAGACACTATTTGCCGCCAGTGTGGAAAGAACGAGTACCAGTCGGAATACACTACTGACAAAAGGTGCATTCCACAGAAGTTCTGTGATGACG GGAAAGGGTTTTATCGCCCCACTCCCAGTAGCACCACTGAGCTTGAGCCATGTCGGTGCAAAGATGGCTTTCAGTGTCACCCGCTGAACTGTGAGTTCTGTGAACCGATCCCATCATGCCCTGCAGGCCAAGGACTTAATGAAG tggatGGCAAAAATTTCTGTAAGGAGTGCCGTTATGGATATTTCTCTGATTCAAACGTGGCAGAACCCTGCAAGATGTGGACAAA CTGCAAATCCATTGGCAAGACCGAGGAAAAGCCTGGCAGCACTAAAAAAGATGTGACATGTGGACCGCCCTTCG AAATTCAGCCGGTGCCCCCTACCTCCTGGGCCGTGGTGGCAGTCCCCTGCGTGATAATCGTGATATTTGTCATCATTCTCTCCTGCTATAAGGACAAGTTGAACATCCTCTCAGGTAAAG TCAATCTGCGAACCTGCATCCAGAACATTAAACGCAGCCGAATTCAACAA GAGACACTAGCACCTCCGTACCACAGCAATGTGTTACAGAGCGGCTCTGAGATCACCTCACGCCTTATCAAGCAAGACGACAGTCCTCCAGAATACCTAAGCTTGTGTTCGGAACTGAAGCCAACTGGTGCTTCAGACCCCAAGGAGGACCAAGAGCCCGACTCTGTTGATTCAGTTCGAGACAGAGCAGACGGGTTATCAAGCGGCTCCAGTGATGTTTCTGAGGGAGGTCCAGCTTCTCCGCTTTCTGGCAGCTCATGCAGCTGCTTACCGTCCATGAAGGAGCCGATGGAAGTTGGGGAAAATGAAGACTGCAGTCAGCTAGTGGCCACGGGCCTGGCCGGCTGCTGCTCCTGCGGCCTGGGGGAGACTATGGAAGCCAAAGATTCCACCGTGGATGCTGCCGTGTCCCTGAAGGAGCCGCCGATGTGTGGGAACTGCTACTCTGACAGCATGCCTGGATGCCTGCAAGGCTCTCAGGAACTCTATCTGGACTACAGCAGCCCAGTGGGGAAAGAGACCATGTCAGAGGTCGGGGGTTATCACAGTGATGGCAGTTTGTACAAGCACAACGAGCCACGCTGTTGTAGCATAGAGTCCACTGTTCCCCCCAAGTCAGCGTTTAGTAACAGCAACAATGGAGGCCTCTCTCTGATCGCAGACGACAACTTGTTGGACCCAGAAACAGACCTGGAGATCCAGAGCCAGTGCTCTGATGCTGCCCTTGCCTGTG GTCAGGTCACAGGAAATAACAACACCACCTTTATCTCCACCGGACAGGTGATGAATTTTACTGGTGACGTCATCATGGTGTACGTCAGTCAGACGTCTCTGGGCAGCGGCTGCGGAGGTGACGAGCCCTACGCAAATCCGGTTCAGGAAGAATCAAGTGAAATCCATAATGCGTCCaaatccaacacacacactcaacagcaCGATTTCCCTGTGCAGGAGATGACTACCCGGCGCCTCCAGCAGAACATCTCTGTCTGA